The genomic interval CCCCACGCCCGGGGCCCGCGCCAGGGCTGACGTCTCCGGGCCCATGCAATGGCGCGCGGTTTTTCGCATAGAGAGAGTTCATGACCGAGCCAGGCCCTCCCCCCACGCCCAGCGCCCCCTCGTCTCCTCCCCTGGGGCGCGTCGCGTTCCACGCGGTCGCATCCGGGCTGACCCCACTCATCCCGGTGCCCTTCCTGGATGACTACGCGCTCTACCAGGTGCGTGAGCAGCTGGTCCGCTCGCTGCTCGAGGAGCGGGGCTTGCGTGCGCCCGACAGGGCGGTGGAGGCCCTGGCGGGCTCGAGCTTCGGCCGCACGCTGGGCGGGCGGCTGGTCAGCTACCTCAAGGGCATGATGCTGCTGCCGGTGAAGAAGATGTTCCGCAAGATCTTCTTCGTCCTCTGGGTGAAGGACTGCGTGGACGTGGCCTCCGTGTCGTTGCACCACGGCTACCTCCTCCATCACGCGCTGGCGCGGGGAGACCTGGACGCGCACAGCCTCACTGGAGACAAGCCGGAGACCATCCACGTCGCCATCGTCGCCGCGTGCGCGGAGGTGGACGCCCGGCCCGTCAATCAGGCCCTGCGCCGCCTCTTCGAAAGCAGCCGCGTGTTGATGGCGGAGGCCATGCGCGTGTTCGCCGCCCGAGGCGACGCGGGCCCGCGCCCCCCCGAGGCGGGAGAGAGCGCGGAGGTGAAGTCGCTGACGGACCGGCTGCTCGCCACCCTCTGGGAGGAGCGGGGCTACTTCGCGGCGCTCGAAGCGCACTACGCGCGCCACCTGGAAGCGCGCCTCACCGAGGCCAGCGCCAAGGCGTCAGGGAGCTGAGTCCGCGCGCGGCGCCTCCGGGTCTCGGATGCGCTGGGAGAAATCAGGCTGGTTGGCCGCCGCCCATGCGCGCTCGTTGATGCGGTGACGGGCCCGCACCACCTCCAGCGGCGCGTCCGTGTCGATGAGCCCCAGCTCATACGCGAGCGCATCGGAGAAGGCGGGCAACAGCGTGCGGTGGTCATAGGGCACGTCCACCGCGCTCACCTTCTCGAAGTGCCGCACCAGGTTGGTGGTGCAGTTGTTGGAGAGCGAGTCGTAGAACTCCGGCCGCGCGTGCAGCGCGTTCATCCGCGCCACCATGTCCATGAAGAAGTCGGCGATGCGCTCCTTCGACGCCTTCACGGGATACAGGTACACGTCGTCGCGGCGGTGGTTGGAGCGCAGCTGCACCAGGTCGCGCTCGTCCCCCACCACGTAGACCAGCTCGAACTGGCGGAACAGCCCTCCCAGGGCGGAGAACGTCTCGCCCTTCTCCCGGCGAATCTCCACGGAGAAGACGACGTAGCGCCCGTCCGCGAAGCCGAAGCTCACCATGGTGTGCGCGGCGCCGAAGAAGCCCGAGAAGGGCTCGACGATGAACCACGCCCCCGTCAGCTCCTTCGCGTCGTAGGTACCCGAGGACCAGGCCGCATCCCAGTCCGTCGTGCTCCGGTAGCGGAAGTCCCGCATGTCGTGGAACGTCACGCGGGTGCCCTCGACGTCCGCGCGCGCCACCTTCGCCAGGTCCGGCGCCCAGTCCCTCTCCGTGGAGGGCTTCACCGTGCGCCCCCAGAGCAGGAGGCCCAAGCAGCCGGCCAGCACCACCGCCACCGCGCCTGTCCGTGAACCCCACCGCCACCTGACGAAACACGCCGCGGCCCCGAGCCCCCCAGCGCCCAGAGCCCGCAGCACGTGGGCTCCCTCCGGCCCCGCTCCCGTCAAGGCCAGCGCGAGCGCGGCCCAGGTGGAGCCCAGGAGGACCAGCCCGGCGGTGAGAATCGTCACAAGCAGTCGCATCCGCCCAATATCACCCGCCCCTGACATGACCGCCACTCGGCTCGCGCCCGGTTGCCCGTGGAAACAATGTGTCCCCGGGTATCACTTCATGCGGCGATGACATATGAAAGCCGCGATGGCTCGTATCTCCGAGCCATCCAGGTCTCCTGGAGCCGTCGTGTCATTGCTCGCCCTGCTCTTCCAGAAGTCCAAACTGCCCATCATCTTCGCGGCGCTGTTGGGCATCCTCACGGGTGCCTCCAGCGCGGCGCTCGTCGCGGTGATGAATCAAGCGCTGACGTCCCGCACGGTGGAGGCGGCCTTGCTCTTGGGGCCCGCGTTCGCCGGCCTCGCGGCGGCGGTGCTCGTGCTGCGCATCATCTCGCAGATGCAGCTCAACTCCCTTCAGCAGATGGCGCTGTTGGACCTGCGGCTGTCGTTGTGCCGGCGCATGCTGGAGGCCCCCCTGCGCAAGCTGGAGGAGGCCGGGCAGCACAAGCTGATGGCGGCGCTGACGGAGGACATCTCCGTCATCAACAACACCATCGCCATCATCCCCGGCGTCATCATCTCCATGGCCACGCTGGTCGGGTGCCTCGTGTACCTGGCGTGGTTGTCCGGACCGCTGCTGGCGCTGGTCCTGTGTGTCGTCGCGGTGGTGCTCGCGAGCGTGGCCATCCCCAACCGCTACGCCTATTCGCAGTTCTTCCGCCGCCGCGAGAGCCACGACGCGCTCTACTCCCACTTCCAGACCCTCATCGACGGGTCCAAGGAGCTCCAGCTCCACCAGGCGCGCAGCGAGGATTTCTTCCACAAGGAGCTCCAGCCCACGGCCGAGGAGGTCTCCCGCATCTCGCGTGTGACCAACAACCTCTTCATCATCGCCGGAGGTTGGGGCGGCTTCATGGTGATGGTCGTCATCGGCATCATCCTGTTCGTCGTCCCCCGGTTCCAGACCGTGGAGATGTCCACCCTGGCCGCCTATGCGTTGATCGTGCTCTACCTCCAGCAGCCGCTCGACGGCTTGATGCACCAGTGGCCGAACCTGTCCCGCAGCCACGTCGCGATGAAGAAGCTGGAGAAGCTGGGCCTGTCGCTGGTGGACCCCGAGCCCCCGTCACGCGACGCCGTCATGACTTCGCGCTTCGAGCGCATCGAGTTGGTGGACATCGCCCACAGCTACTACCGCGAGCACGACGGCGCGAGCTTCACCCTGGGCCCCATCAATACGACGGTGCGCCGCGGTGAGCTCGTCTTCCTGGTCGGCGGCAATGGCAGCGGCAAGACGACGCTGGCCAAGCTCTTCACCGGGCTGTACGTGCCAGAGAAGGGCGAGCTGCGCGTGGACGGTGTCGCTGTCTCGTCCGCCACGCGGCGCGCCTACCGGCAGCTCTTCTCCGCCGTCTTCTTCGACTTCTACCTCTTCGAGCGGATGCTCGGCCTGGACGGCCCGGGGATGGAGGACCAGGCTCGCGCCTACCTGTCACGTCTGCAATTGGAGAAGAAGGTGCGCGTGGAGAACGGCCGCCTCTCCACCGTGGCGCTCTCCCAAGGTCAGCGCAAGCGCCTGGCCCTGCTCACCTCCGTGCTCGAGGACCGCCCCATCTACGTCTTCGATGAGTGGGCCGCCGACCAGGACCCTGTCTTCCGCGAGCTGTTCTACCGGGAGCTCCTCCCGTCCTTGAAGCAGCAAGGCAAGCTCGTCTTCGTCATCAGCCACGACGACCGCTACTTCCACCTGGCCGACCGCGTCCTCAAGCTGGAGTCCGGTCAGCTCGTGTCGGACCAGGGCACCACCCCCGCTTCCGCTCCCGCCATGAAGGCTGGGTGACACCACGCACGACACCTGTTCACCCGCTCCGCAATGGAAGACCTGAATTGAATATCGTGAAATTCAAATCTACCTTGGAATAGACAACTGACACGTCTACCTTGATGGCCCTGGCTGTCCATGTCTCCCTGAATCGAGGTTCTTCGGATGGAGTTCTCAAGAGTGGAGCATGCCGAGCTGTTCGTGGGAGACGCGGTTCTCTCTTCCTTCTTCTTCTGCCACGCGTTTGGCTTCCGGATGGTGGCCAGCGGAGGACCTGAGACAGGGCTTCCGGGGCGACGCTCCTTCGTACTCGAGCAGGGCGCCGCGCGGCTCGTGGTCACCTCGGCCCTGGGCTCGGAAGGCGATGTCGCCGCATTTGTCCGCGCGCATGGAGACGGCGTGCGGGACATCGCGCTGGGGACTCCGGATGTCCACGCGACCTTCGCCGAGGCGCTGCGCCGCGGAGCCACGGCAGTGGAGGAGCCCACCACCTATGCGTGTGAGGGTCAGCGCGTGGTGAAGGCCACCATCGCGGGGCCTGGGGATTGGGTGCACTCGTTCATCCAGCGGGAGAAGCCCACGGATGGATTCCTGCCGGGTGTCTACGTCCCGGTGGAGGCGGGCCCTTCGGGTGGGGCGTCGTTGTTCACGTCGATGGACCACATCGCCTTCGCGCTCCGGGCGAACACCTTGCTGGACACGGTGGGCTTCTACGAGAAGGTCCTGGGCTTCGCGCAGACCCACCGTGAGGACGTGCTCACCGAGTACAGCGGGATGAGCTCGCGCGTGGTGGCGTCCGCCGAGGGCCGCGTCTGCTTTCCGATGCAGGAGCCCGTCTCCGGCTCCCGCCGCGGCCAGCTGGAGGAATTCATCGGGGCCCACGGCGGCTCGGGGGTGCAGCACATCGCGTTCCTCGCCGAGGACATCAGCCACGCGGTGGATACCCTCCGTCAGCGCGGGGTGACGCTGCTCGATGCGCCCCGGGGCTACTACGAGGGACTGGAAGCGCGGCTCGGCACGCTGAGCCCGTTCCAGCGGGAGCCGCTGCAGGCGCGCAACATCCTGATGGACCGCGACGCGTGGGGCGTGCTGCTGCAGGTCTTCACCCGCTCACAGCACGCGCGGCGCACGCTCTTCTTCGAGGTCATCCAGCGCAACCAGGCCCGCGGCTTCGGCGGCGCCAACATCCAGGCGCTGTACGCGGCCAAGGAGCAGGAGACCGCGCGCGCCGCGAGCTGAATCAGGGCCTTGGCTCCAGTGTCATGGGGAGCCCGCCCTTGGGCAGCAGCGAGATGCCCGGATGGATGTCCACCCGCCGCCCCGGGATGCCGCGGAGGCGGAAGCGCTGGGAGACCATCGCCAGGACCAGCGCTCCGAACATCAGCGACAGGTTGTTCGCGATGCAGATGTGCTGGCCTCCGCCGAACGGCACGTAGGCGAACTTGTGCCGCGCGGGGCGGTCCGGACCGAAGCGGTCCGGGTCGAACACCTCGGGCGAGGACCAGAACTCCGGATGCCGGTGGATGAGGTAGGAGATGGAGAGGATCACCGTCCCCGGCGCCACGGGATACTTGCCCAACGTGTCCGCGGCCCCCGCCACCCGCACCAGCTTCCAGGCCGTGGGGTACAGCCGGAGCGACTCCTCGAACACCTGGGTGGCGTAACGCAGCTTGGGCAGGTCCTCCAACGACGGAGCCCGCCCCCCGAGCACCGCCGCGCTCTCCGAGGCGAGGCGCTCCGCGATTTCAGGATGGAGCGACAGCAGGTGCCAGGCCCATGAGAGCGCCGCCCCCGGGCCCTCGTTCCCGGAGAACAGGTTCATGAACTCGTCGCGCAGCTCCTTGTCCGTCATGGCTTCGCCCGTGTCGCGGTCTCTCGCCGCCACCAGCATCGCCATGATGTCGTCTTCCGGGCCGCCCTCGCGGCGCTTCGCGACGACCTCCTTCGCCTTGCCGAGCATCAGCCGCCGCGTGACGAAGAAGTCCGCCCACTTCTTCCGGTAGAACGGCAGCCGATCCAACCGGAGGACGCGCGCCCACAAGGGCTCCGTCGCATTGAACGTCGCCATCATCCGGCGGATGCCCGCGGTCACCTCCGCGTCGGGCTCCTCCGAGTACAGCGCCCGCGTCGTCATCCACAGGGAGAGAATCCCCATCTCTTCCGAGACATCGAGCGGCGGCGCGGACGCCCCACGCTCCTCCCAGGACTTCAGCATCCGCTGAATCAGATCCACCATGCCTGACAACAGGCCCGCGAGCCGCTCCCGGTGGAACGCGGGCTGGACGAGCCTGCGCTGGCGCCGCCAATAGGCCCCCTCGCTCACGAACAGACCGTTGCCCAGGAAGGGGTCGTCCACCAGCGCGGGCTTCGCGTAGTTGTTGGCGTTCTCCGTGAGGAAATATCGGACGTGGTCCGGGTGACTCACCAGGTAGGTCGACTGCGCCCCCAGCTTGAGATGAACCACGTCGCCATGCTTGCGGAAGCTCTCCATGGCGAACCCCAGGGGGTCTCGATCATGCCGCAACAGGTGGCCCCAGAGCGGTAGCCCCCAAGGGCTGGGAGGGTGCGTCGAAGCTCGAGTCGAATCCATGAGGTCTCGCGGGGGTTTTCTCTTCATTTCAGCGAAGCCACGAAACTGTGAAAACCAGGGAGTTACCCCAGTTTTGGGCTCACTGGACAATCACGATAAAACAAGAGATGAAGCTATAGGTCATGCTGCAACTTCGACCTTATTTTCTTTGTTCGCGGCTCTGGAATACAGCGACGTGACTTCGTGCGGCAGCGGGCCACTCGCGTCAGACGAGGGAGAGATGCTCGGCCAGCCTCTCGATGAGGTGGCTTGCTGGAGTCTCGCGCTGCCATGGGAACGAGGACTTCACAGTCATTTCCTTCGTGAAGTCGCTTGGAGAGAAAACCGCTCTCCGAGCACACGGCACCATCATCTCGTCGAGCCGTCCGCCGGGGAGTACGAATGAATCAGCGCAACGAAAAGTCCGCGGGAGACTTCCACCACCTCGTCGACCTGCTCGGCTACCGCGCGCAGACGCGCGGGGACGCGTTGCTCTATCGTTTTCTCGAAACGGGCGACGTGGATGGCCCGGTGGAGGAGTGGAGCTACACGCGGCTGGACACACGCGCGCGGGCCTTGGGCGCGCTGCTGCGGGCTTCGGGCGCGGCGGGTGAGCGTGCGCTCCTGCTGTATCCGCCCGGCATGGAATTCGTGGCGGGCTTCATGGGCTGCCTCTACGCGGGTGTCATCGCGGTGCCGTGCTATCCGCCAGACCCGACGCGGTTGGAGCGCACCCTGCCCCGCCTGCGGGCCATCGCCCAGGACTGCGGCGCGCGCTACGTGCTCACCACGCAGTTCATCGTGGACATGTCGGAGCTGTTCAAGCCGCAGGCGCCGGAGCTGGCGGAGCTCCAGTGGCTGGCGAGCGACGCGGTGCCGGACAGCCAGGCGGCGGACTGGCGCCGTCCGGAGCTGGAGGGAAACACGCTGGCGTTCCTCCAGTACACCTCTGGCTCCACGGGCAATCCGAAGGGCGTGATGGTGAGCCACGCCAACATCCTCCACAACGAGGCGTTCATCACCCGAGGGTTCGGGCTGGATGCGTCGCGTTCGTCGGGGATGGGGTGGCTGCCCATGTTCCATGACATGGGCCTCATCGGGAAGGTGCTCCAGCCGATGTACCTGGGCTTCCCGTGCACGCTGATGTCGCCCATCTCGTTCCTGCAGCGTCCCCTGCGCTGGCTGGAGGCCATCTCCCACTACCAGGCGACGTGCAGCGGCGGTCCCAACTTCGCGTACGACTTGTGCGTGCGCAAGGCGACCGAGGAGGACCGGGCGAAGCTGAAGCTGCACAGCTGGGACCTGGCCTTCAACGGCGCGGAGCCGGTGCGGCGCGAGACGCTGGAGCGCTTCGCGGAGACCTTCGCGCCTTGCGGCTTCCGGCGCACGGCCTTCTACCCGTGCTACGGCCTGGCGGAGACGACGCTCATCGTCACGGGTGGAACGAAGGGCGAAGACTTCGTGCACGGCCGCTTCGCGTCCAACGCGCTGGAGCATGGCCGAGCCGAGGAAGCGGCCACGGACATGCCCGGGGCCCGCACGCTGGTGGGCGCGGGGGTCAGCGCGCCGGATCAGCGCGTGCTCATCGTCCATCCGGAGACGCGGGACGTGCTCCCGCCGAACTCGGTGGGCGAAGTCTGGGTCTCCGGCCCCAGCGTGGCGCAGGGGTACTGGGCGCGCCCGGAGGAGACCGCCCACGCGTACGGCGCGAAGCTGTCCTCGGGTGAGGGCCCCTTCCTGCGCACGGGGGACCTGGCGTTCCTCGCGCCCTCGGGGCAGCTCTTCGTCACCGGCCGCCTGAAGGACCTGCTCATCATCCGGGGCCGCAATCTGTATCCGCAGGACCTGGAGCTGGACGCGGAGCGGGCCCACCGCGCGGTGCGCGCGGGGTGCAGCGCGGCCTTCAGCGTGGAGGTGGAGGGCGAGGAGCGGCTGGTCATCGCGCTGGAAGTGGACATGCGCGATGGGTTCGACGGCGCCGCCGTGGTCGCGGCCGTGCGTCAGCGGCTCGCGGAGCAGCACACGGTCCATGCCCACGGCGTCGTGCTGCTCCAGGCACGCAGCATCCCCAAGACGTCGAGCGGGAAGATCCAGCGCCGGGCCACGAAGGCGGCGTACCTGGCCGGAGAGCTGGAGGTCGTGGAGCTGTCGGTCGCGGAGACCGAGCCCGCCGCGGCGCCCCCCGCGCCGTCGCTCCCGCTCAAGGAGCTGCTCGTCACGGCCACGGAGCCGGAGCGGCGCGCGCACGTGGAGGAGTTCCTCCGGCATGCCGTGGCGCGGACGTTGCGCGTGGATGCGGGCAAGCTCCAGGGAGACTCGTCGCTGGCGAGCCTGGGCCTGGACTCGCTGATGGTGCTGGAGCTCCACGGGCTGTTGGAGTCGGAGCTGGGCGTGGCGCTTCCCGCCGCGTTCCTCTGGATGAGCCCGACGTTGGAGGCCGTGGCGCAGAAGCTCCTGGAGGCCTGGCAGGGCGTCCGGCCAGACTTCTCTCTCGCGGCGCCGTCGCTGACCGCGGGTCCTCGCGACGGGGAGCTGCCGCTGTCGTCGGGGCAGCTGCGGCTCTGGTTCCTGGACCGGCTGGTGCCGGACAGCGCGCTCTACAACGTCCACTTCCAGCTCCACCTGAGCGGGCCGTTGGACGTGGAGGCCCTGCGGCGCAGCCTGGATGCGCTGCTCACGCGCCATCCGCTGCTCAACGCATCCTTCCCCGAGGTGGAGGGACAACCGCGCCTCGTGGTTCGCGCGCCCACGTCCCTGCCCTTGCCCCAGGTGGACCTGCGGGCCGAGACGCCCGAGGCCAGGGACGAGGCCTTGCGACAGCTGGCGCTGGAGCAGGCGCGTGAGCCCTTCCGTCTGATGGACGGACCCACCGTGCGCGCGTCGTTGGTGCGGCTGGGCGAGAACGAGCACCGGCTGCTGATGACGCAGCACCACATCGTGACCGATGGTTGGTCCGTGGGTGTGCTGGGCCGCGAGCTCGCCGCGCTGTACCGCGCGCACGTCTCGGGCACGGTCGCGAACCTCACCCTGCCCCGCCTCCACTACGCGGACTACTCGCGCTGGCAGCAGGGCCTGGGCCCGTTGCTCGACGGGCAGCGTGCGTACTGGGGAAAGCAGCTCGCGGGGCTGCCTCGCCTGGAGCTGCCCACGGACTTCACGCGGCCGCGTGAGCCGAGGGTCCAGGGCGCGCTGCATCGCCTCACGTTGGACCGGTCGCTGGTGGAGTCGCTGCGGGCCTTGGGGCGCCGCGAGGGCTGCACCCTCTTCATCACGCTGACGGCGGCCTGGTCCGCGCTGCTCCATCGCTACAGCGGGCAGGAAGACTTCGCCGTGGGCACGGTGGTGGCGAACCGTGAGCGGCCCGAGCTGCGCGACGTGCTGGGCTTCTTCGCGCACACGCTCGCGTTGCGCGTGGACCTGGCGGGTCAGCCGAGCTTCCGTGAGCTGCT from Myxococcus stipitatus carries:
- the hppD gene encoding 4-hydroxyphenylpyruvate dioxygenase is translated as MEFSRVEHAELFVGDAVLSSFFFCHAFGFRMVASGGPETGLPGRRSFVLEQGAARLVVTSALGSEGDVAAFVRAHGDGVRDIALGTPDVHATFAEALRRGATAVEEPTTYACEGQRVVKATIAGPGDWVHSFIQREKPTDGFLPGVYVPVEAGPSGGASLFTSMDHIAFALRANTLLDTVGFYEKVLGFAQTHREDVLTEYSGMSSRVVASAEGRVCFPMQEPVSGSRRGQLEEFIGAHGGSGVQHIAFLAEDISHAVDTLRQRGVTLLDAPRGYYEGLEARLGTLSPFQREPLQARNILMDRDAWGVLLQVFTRSQHARRTLFFEVIQRNQARGFGGANIQALYAAKEQETARAAS
- a CDS encoding cyclic peptide export ABC transporter, giving the protein MSLLALLFQKSKLPIIFAALLGILTGASSAALVAVMNQALTSRTVEAALLLGPAFAGLAAAVLVLRIISQMQLNSLQQMALLDLRLSLCRRMLEAPLRKLEEAGQHKLMAALTEDISVINNTIAIIPGVIISMATLVGCLVYLAWLSGPLLALVLCVVAVVLASVAIPNRYAYSQFFRRRESHDALYSHFQTLIDGSKELQLHQARSEDFFHKELQPTAEEVSRISRVTNNLFIIAGGWGGFMVMVVIGIILFVVPRFQTVEMSTLAAYALIVLYLQQPLDGLMHQWPNLSRSHVAMKKLEKLGLSLVDPEPPSRDAVMTSRFERIELVDIAHSYYREHDGASFTLGPINTTVRRGELVFLVGGNGSGKTTLAKLFTGLYVPEKGELRVDGVAVSSATRRAYRQLFSAVFFDFYLFERMLGLDGPGMEDQARAYLSRLQLEKKVRVENGRLSTVALSQGQRKRLALLTSVLEDRPIYVFDEWAADQDPVFRELFYRELLPSLKQQGKLVFVISHDDRYFHLADRVLKLESGQLVSDQGTTPASAPAMKAG
- a CDS encoding DUF4105 domain-containing protein, with amino-acid sequence MRLLVTILTAGLVLLGSTWAALALALTGAGPEGAHVLRALGAGGLGAAACFVRWRWGSRTGAVAVVLAGCLGLLLWGRTVKPSTERDWAPDLAKVARADVEGTRVTFHDMRDFRYRSTTDWDAAWSSGTYDAKELTGAWFIVEPFSGFFGAAHTMVSFGFADGRYVVFSVEIRREKGETFSALGGLFRQFELVYVVGDERDLVQLRSNHRRDDVYLYPVKASKERIADFFMDMVARMNALHARPEFYDSLSNNCTTNLVRHFEKVSAVDVPYDHRTLLPAFSDALAYELGLIDTDAPLEVVRARHRINERAWAAANQPDFSQRIRDPEAPRADSAP
- a CDS encoding cytochrome P450, coding for MKRKPPRDLMDSTRASTHPPSPWGLPLWGHLLRHDRDPLGFAMESFRKHGDVVHLKLGAQSTYLVSHPDHVRYFLTENANNYAKPALVDDPFLGNGLFVSEGAYWRRQRRLVQPAFHRERLAGLLSGMVDLIQRMLKSWEERGASAPPLDVSEEMGILSLWMTTRALYSEEPDAEVTAGIRRMMATFNATEPLWARVLRLDRLPFYRKKWADFFVTRRLMLGKAKEVVAKRREGGPEDDIMAMLVAARDRDTGEAMTDKELRDEFMNLFSGNEGPGAALSWAWHLLSLHPEIAERLASESAAVLGGRAPSLEDLPKLRYATQVFEESLRLYPTAWKLVRVAGAADTLGKYPVAPGTVILSISYLIHRHPEFWSSPEVFDPDRFGPDRPARHKFAYVPFGGGQHICIANNLSLMFGALVLAMVSQRFRLRGIPGRRVDIHPGISLLPKGGLPMTLEPRP